The DNA region TGCATGGGGAGAAAATTTGAGGAAATATCTTCCAAGGGAAGTTTGGAATAAAATAAGGAGAGAAGTTTTAAAGAAGTCAGGATACAAATGTGCCATATGCGGAAGCTCAGAGAAACTTCAATGTCATGAAGTATGGGAGTTTGATGATGAGAATCATATTTTGAAATTAAAGGGTTTTATGGCTTTGTGCGAGAAATGCCACTTAGTAAAGCATTTTGGTATGGCAGAAATTTTGGCGTCAGAAGGTAAAACAAATTTGGAGGATCTTATAAAACATTTTATGAAGGTAAACGACTGTGATAGAAAAACTTTTGAGGAACATAAAAAGGAGGCTTTTAAAAAATTTAACGAAAGATCAAGATATGAATGGTTAATAGATATCACTGTATTAATATAAGATGGGGAAAGGGGAGGAATGAGGATTTTAGGGATGCTTGGTTCTAAATTTTTTGCATTTCGTGTAGGCTTCTCAAATAAATAGTGTCTTTTCTATCAAGTTTAGGTGTTCTCTTGCACTTTTTTCCCACGAAAATTCTTTTGCTCTCTCAATCCCCTTGTCAATTAGTTCTTTTCTAAGTTTTTCATTCTCCAATACCTCTTTTATTCCCTTAGCTATATCCCACTCGTCATGAGGATTTATATAATAAGCCGCATCTTTGCAAATTTCCCAAAGAGGTGGTATATGGGAAACTACAATGGGACATCCACATGCCATGGCTTCCAAAGGGGGGAGACCGAAGCCCTCATAAAGGGAAGGAAAAACAAAAATCTCTGCCAGATTATACAAATATGGAAGATCTCCTTTATCCACGTGTCCCGTGAAGATTACCCTCTCTTTTAAGATAGTATCTTTATTTATGAGCTCAAAAATCTTTTTATCCCCCTTTAAGAATCCTTCCTTTTGGCCTGTAATTACTAAAAATAGGTCTTTAAAATCCCCTGCAATGATCTTAAAAGCCTTTAAAAGTCTTCTTAAATTTTTATGGGGTTTTACGTTTCCCACAAATAAAAGAAATCTATTGGGCAACTTGTATTCTGATTTTATTTTCTCCAATTCTTCCTTCTCATATACTCTGAATCTCTCTCTATCTACGCCATTATATATTACCTTAATCTTCTCTTCCTTTACTCCTGTGTATTTTATGATTTCAGATTTTGAAAAGTTAGAAACAGTAATTATTACATCAGAAAGATTTACCGAGGAATTTATAAGGAATTTAGCATAAGTCCTTTCAAAAGGACTGTAAAGTTCTCCAAAGGCCAAATGAAATACGTCATGAATAGTAACTATTCTTTTTTTAGCTCTTATAGGGAAAACAGGTACATTAAAATGTGGAGACCAAAAAATATCCACATCTTTTATCTTTAGGAGAAACTCTATTTGTTCTGTGGGAAAATAGATAGGGGATTTCATGGATATAAAATTCAAGTTAGATATATCAATATATTCTTCTACTTTCTCCCTTTCTCCTAAGAGGGAAAGATTTAAATGATTCTTCAAAAAAGGAATTAAATTTTGAAGATAAGTACCTATTCCAGAGGAATCTATCATTCGAGCATCAAGAAGAACCTTGGTCATTTTCTCATT from Dictyoglomus turgidum DSM 6724 includes:
- a CDS encoding HNH endonuclease — encoded protein: MKKGLRLTIELIPESAWGENLRKYLPREVWNKIRREVLKKSGYKCAICGSSEKLQCHEVWEFDDENHILKLKGFMALCEKCHLVKHFGMAEILASEGKTNLEDLIKHFMKVNDCDRKTFEEHKKEAFKKFNERSRYEWLIDITVLI
- a CDS encoding glycosyltransferase family 4 protein encodes the protein MTKVLLDARMIDSSGIGTYLQNLIPFLKNHLNLSLLGEREKVEEYIDISNLNFISMKSPIYFPTEQIEFLLKIKDVDIFWSPHFNVPVFPIRAKKRIVTIHDVFHLAFGELYSPFERTYAKFLINSSVNLSDVIITVSNFSKSEIIKYTGVKEEKIKVIYNGVDRERFRVYEKEELEKIKSEYKLPNRFLLFVGNVKPHKNLRRLLKAFKIIAGDFKDLFLVITGQKEGFLKGDKKIFELINKDTILKERVIFTGHVDKGDLPYLYNLAEIFVFPSLYEGFGLPPLEAMACGCPIVVSHIPPLWEICKDAAYYINPHDEWDIAKGIKEVLENEKLRKELIDKGIERAKEFSWEKSAREHLNLIEKTLFI